A single window of Melospiza georgiana isolate bMelGeo1 chromosome 19, bMelGeo1.pri, whole genome shotgun sequence DNA harbors:
- the TMEM248 gene encoding transmembrane protein 248: MFYINLLENLKVYISSRPPLVVFMISVSAMAIAFLTLGYFFKIKEIKSPEMTEDWNTFLLRFNDLDFCISENETLKHLLNDTTTPESTVTSGQARSSTQSPQTLEDSGPINISVTITLTLDPLRPFGGYSRNVTHLSSTIFGHQIGLSGRESHEEINITFTLPAAWNSDECVLHGHCEQVVFSTCMTVTAASNVFPVTVQPPHCVPETYSNATLWYKIFTTARDSNTKYAQDYNPFWCYKGAIGKVYHALNPKLTVIVPDDDRSLINLHLMHTSYFLFVMVITMFCYAVIKGRPSKLRQSNTEFCPEKVALSEA, from the exons ATGTTCTACATAAACCTGTTGGAGAACCTGAAGGTTTACATCAGCAGCCGCCCTCCGCTCGTGGTCTTTATGATCAGCGTGAGCGCCATGGCCATCGCCTTCCTCACTCTGGGCTACTTCTTCAAGATCAAGGAGATCAAATCCCCAGAAATGACAGAG GACTGGAACACTTTCCTGCTGAGGTTTAATGATTTGGACTTCTGTATATCTGAGAATGAAACCTTGAAGCACCTGCTGAACGACACCACAACCCCAGAGAGCACCGTGACCAGCGGGCAGGCCAGGTCCTCCACACAGTCCCCACAGACCCTGGAGGACTCTGGTCCCATCAACATCTCTGTCACCATCACGCTGACCCTGGACCCTCTGAGACCTTTTGGGGGATACTCTCGCAATGTCACACACCTCAGCTCCACCATTTTTGGGCACCAGATTGGACTTTCAG GCAGAGAATCCCACGAGGAGATAAACATCACCTtcaccctgccagcagcctggaaCTCTGACGAGTGTGTCCTGCACGGCCACTGCGAGCAGGTGGTGTTCAGCACCTGCATGACTGTGACAGCAGCCAGCAACGTGTTCCCAGTCACAGT TCAGCCACCACATTGTGTTCCTGAAACCTACAGCAATGCCACTCTGTGGTACAAGATCTTCACCACGGCCAGGGACTCGAACACAAAATATGCCCAGGATTACAACCCCTTCTGGTGTTACAAGGGAGCAATTGGCAAAGTCTACCATGCTTTAAACCCCAAACTAACTGTCATAGTTCCAGAT GATGATCGCTCTCTAATAAACCTGCACCTCATGCACACCAGTTACTTCCTCTTTGTGATGGTGATCACAATGTTCTGCTATGCAGTCATTAAAGGCAGACCAAGCAAACTGAGGCAAAGCAACACAGAATTCTGCCCTGAAAAG gTTGCTTTGTCAGAAGCATAA